The genome window ACAGGCTGAAAGCCAGACAAGGCGCCTACTCGAGACTAAGGATCAGTTGAAGATTGCCAAGGAGTAAATCACTGATCTAAAGAAAAAGCTGGCTGAGGCAGAGGGGGGCAAGAACATTGCGGAGTGGGCCAGGGATGAAGCCTTGAGGGCTAAGGTAGAGGCGGAGTTCACCAGGACGAAGGTCGAGAGCTCCAAGGAGAAAGCCAAGGAGGAGGCTATGACTTAGGAGTGGCTGAGACCCAGGCCACTCTTAAGGCTCAAATACATGGGGTGTGCAGGCTCTATTGTTCCTAGGTTTGGAATGAAGCCCTTAAACAAGCTGGGGTTGAGACTTCATCCGATCTGTAAGGTAGAGAATGTATACTACCCTCCTGCCATCCGGGAAGCTGCCCCCGCTAGCTCCGAGGCAGAGATTGCTCTTGAGGAGGCTGAGACTGCTCAGCCTGAAGTTGCTCTAGCCATAACCGCTCCTAACAAGCAAGCCAAGGAGAGTGAGCTTTCTGGGGCGACCGAAACAAATGAAGGCTCGAACCCTAAAGCGCCCCAGAAGACTGCAAAGTCTGCAGCTGATGCTCAAGCCTCTCATGCCGAGGAGTCAGCTCTCTCAGTTCAGCCCCTTCAGACTGTTCCCCCAAATGAGGGCTCCAAGGATGGAATCAGGATAAAACTGAAGAAATAGGCCGTCTTGGGTAGCTTCTGTTTtagttttacccttttttttttttgaacattggaATCATTTTAATCAAACCTTTAGATTAAATGTATGAAATTCCTTCTTTTACATTatgtatttattgttattattattattattattattattattattagtgtgAATCTCGTGTCTCATGAGTTGGTTAtcttaatgggtaaaaatggtTATGTACATACCACATTTGAAATTAAACCTTTAAATTCTAACTCACCAGCATTAAGGGGACACTTAGTTTGTGTTGTCCCATATTTTTATGGGGCAGGGGCCGAGTATATGATCCAAGGTGCCGAGCGTATACTTAGGCTATATTCGCAACTTGCATGAATGCTTGATCTTGCTAATTTCTTCAAAggttgtggtccgaggatccgcCCAACATTTGGATCCTACCTGCCACCTAAGCTCTTGCTggaagtagttagtttccccataggtttgagtctgaggaccatgcaagaccttggttctgtctagtacttagattttcttgaagtaactagttttctcatagatttgagtctgaagactatgcaagaccttggttctatccagtacttagattttcttgaagtaactagtttccccataagtttgagtccgaggaccatgtaagatcttgattctgtctagtacttagattttcttgaagtaactagtttccccataggtttgagtctgaggaccatgtaagaccttggttttaTCTAGTATTTAGATCtttcttgaagtaactagtttccccataggtttgagtctgaggaccatgcaaaaccttggttttgtctagtacttagattttcttgaagtaactagttttcccaaaggtttgagtccgaggaccatgcaagaccttggttttgtctagtacttagattttcttgaagtaactagttttctcataggcttgagtccgaggaccatgcaagaccttggttctgtctagtacttagattttcttgaagtaactagtatccccataagtttgagtctgaggaccatgtaagaccttggttctgtctaatacttagattttcttgaagtaactagtttccccataggtttaagtccgaggaccatgcaagacattggttctgtctagtacttaaaTGGTTGCCAAGATACAAGACATATAATCATAATGgacttaaaatttgaattagagaaatgcttttgttaataataataccttctcaagtaatttacattccatggatgAGATACAACTTTTCCATCTAAGTCTTCTAAGTAGTATGCACCTATTCCTGCTACTGAAGTAATtcggtatggtccttcccaattaggtcccagCTTTCCCCAAGATGGGTTCTTGACAGCACTCACAACTTTCCTCAACACTAGGTCCTCTGGTGCTAGTGGTCTTAGCTTCACATTGACATCATATCCTTGCTTGAGCTTCTGGTGGTAATAGGCCGACTAGATCACTGCCTTTTCTCTTCGTTCATCGATCAAATCTAGGCTCTACCCTAGTAGTTCATCATTACTGCTTAGAGTGAAGGAGCTCGTCCTCAGCGTTGGGAAGCTTGCCTCTAAAGGGATAAtagcctcggccccataggtcatggcaAAAGGTGTCTCCCCTGTTAACCGCCATGGTGTAGTCCGGTAAGTCCATAGGACGTGCGgcagctcttctacccatcttcccttggcgtcatctagtctcttcttaagcccattgactatGACCTTGTTGACAGCCTTGACCTGTCCATTTCCTTGAGGATAAGCTGGAGTTGAGTACCTGTTAGTGATCCCCAATTCACAACAGTATCTTCTGAAGGCTTTGCTGGCAAATTGGAGTCCATTATCCGAAATGAGGGTATGAGGGACCCCGAATCATGTAACAATgtttctccagatgaatttcttaACATCCACGTCTTTGACGTTGGCCAATggctcagcttcgacccatttggtgaagtaatctgtTCCGACCAACAGATATCTCTTATTTCCTACTACCTTGGGAAAAAGGGcctacaatatccaagcccTACTGGGCAAACGGCCACGGACTAGACAAAGGGTTGAGGACCCCTCCTGGCTGATGAATATTTAGGACAAACCTTTGGCACTGGTCACATTTCTTAACATATTCTAGGGTTTCCTTCTGCATCCTCGACCACCAATATCCCTGGTTAATGGCTCGGTGCAATAGAGATCTTCCTCTTATGTGACTCCCACAGATCCCTTCGTGCAGCTCTTCCAGCAGTAATTCTAATGCTTCAGGGTGAATACACAGTAAATATGGCCCAGAATAGGAGCGCTTATACAATTTGTGGTCCTTAGACAACCAGAACCGATGAGcatttcttcatatttttttagcCTCTGACTTCTCCTCGGGCAGGATATCATCTTTGAGGAACCTCactatagggtccatccagctaggacCTACTCTAACCTTATGGATATGGACCATGCCTTTTGCAACCTCATTTGCTCTATCCAGATGCTCGACAAGAATAATTTGAGGCAGACCCCCCGCCGAGGAGGTAGCAAGCATGGCCAATGAATCTGCATGGGTGTTTCCACTTCTGGAAACGTGTGACAGGCTGAAAAAGATTGAAGTCTGACTGCAAGCGTTTGACCTGGCTTAAGTATTCTTGCATCCTCGCATCTTTGGCTTCCAACTCTCCCTTTCACTGGCCCACTACTAATCTCGAGTCCGAGAATATCTCTACTgcttttcctctcattttctgCACCATGGCCATTCCTTGTAACAAGGCCTCATATtcggcttcgttattcgtggctGAGAACCCAAGTCTCAGGGATTTCTCTATGATAGTCTTCTTAGGGGATACTAAGACTAGCCCCACTCCGAACCCCCTTTGATTTGCTACGCTGTCAACATACACCTTCCAACACGGGGGTCCTGGCATAGAGATTActccaaccgattttccatccatgttgcGCTCTTCTGCTACTATTTCTACTGGTGGTTCAGCAAATTCGGCCACCAAGTCCGCTAGAACCTGGCCCTTTATGGAGGTctgaggcatgtacttgatgttAAAAGCTCCCAGAATTGTGCTTCATATGGCAATCCTTCTAGTGTAATCAGCGGTCTGAAGTACGGACTTCAAGGGTAGTTGGGTTAGAACAACCACTGTGTGGGCTTGGAAATAATAGGGAAGCTTTCACATGGCATGGACCACAGCTAGTATGGCTTTCTCCAAGGGTATGTATCTGACCTCAGCTTCATGCAGCAACTTGCTCACGTAATAGACTGGCTTTTGAAGGCCATTGTCATCCCGTATTAGCACCAAGCTCATAGTATGAGGGACCACAACAATATATGCGTATAGGACTTCATTGGCCTCAGGACTGGACATCATAGGTGGCCAGGATAGGTACTCCTTGAGTTGCTAGAAGGCCACAATACAGTCCTTAAaccactcaaatcctttccacttgttgatcaggaGATAGAATGGTCTGCATCTATCTGCTAACCTAGAAATGAATTGATTCAGGGCTGCGATCATTCCAGTAAGCTTTTGAACTTCCTTGGCGTTTTGCGGTGGTTTTAAATCATTAATAGCCTTGATCTAGTCAGGGttaacctcaattcccctatgagtAACCATGTAGCCTAAAAACTTGCCTGATCTTATGCTAaatgagcatttggaagcatttaGGTGCAGCTTGTGCTTCCTTAAGACCTCAAAGGTGCTGCCGAGGTCTCTTAAATactcggacaccactttactcttcaccaccatatcatcaacatagattTCGATGCTCTTGCCCAACTGCGGCTCGAACATTcttgtcatcatcctttgataagtgGACCCTGCGTTCTTCAGACCGAACAGCATTACCTTGAAGTGATAGTTCCCAGTAGGTGTCACGAAGGCTGTCTTCTCCTAATCCTTCAaggctagtggtatttgatgatagtCTTGAAAGacatctaagaagctcatccgaggatggcctgCTGTTGCATCCACCAGCTGGTCTATCCGAGGTAGGGGTGTCCAGCCAGACCCAAAACTCGACCAACCCGCCCAACCCGTCCGACCCGACGCCGACAACGGTCGGCAACGGGTCTCCGCCCAGAAAACCCGAGACCGACGGGTCGATTGACGGGTTTGAACATGAAAAACCGATTTTCAACCGACCCGACCGGAAAACACATCGGAATTTCAGTTCTCCGCCGATTGGAGTGGGTAGCCGGCCTCATTTTGTCCGATCTGTCGAGATTCGGTGAGATCTTGTCGAGATCTGGCCTGATCTAGTCGAGATCCGCCGAGATCTCACTCGATCTCTTCGACTTACACTGAGAATCGGCCTGATCTCGTTGAGATCTTGCCGGATCTCTTCGAGATCTGACTTGATCTCGTTGAGATCCGGCCTAATCTCGTTGAGATCCGCCAAGATCTCTTTGAGATTCGATCAGATCCAGCAAAAACCAGAGATTTTGGCAAAATCAGGCGACGATTTCTGCAAAATCCGACGATGATTCACACAGTTCGAAATCGACCGATACCCGACCTGAAACCGATGTCATCCAACCACCCAACCCGCTACCTTCGGTGGGTCGGTGACGGGTCCAGGTTTAGGAGACCCAAAGTGATCGGGTCGgttccgggttgggcacaaacccgacccgaaccaACTCGTGGACAAGCCTAATCCGAGGCATAGGGAAAGGGTCTTTTAGGCATGCTTTATTTAGGTGCGTGAAGTCTAAACAAACCCGTCATttcccacttttcttctttaccaccatgGTGTTGACCAACAATTCAgggtaaaaaacctctttgataCGCTTAAGCTTCAACACTTTGTCCCTAATCACATCGGCGTGCTCTCTTGATGGGCGACGAGGTGGCTACTTCTTAGGAGTGATGGATGGGTTGACATTGAGATGGTGATAGATGAAGGTTGGATCATTCCCGAGAGCATCGTAGGCATCCCATGCAAATACGTCaatatttcttttgagaaactCAATCAACTCCTCCTTCTCCTGAAGAGGCAACTGAGCCCCTACCCAAAAGAACCTCTCCGGGTCACCACCGATGACCACCTTCTCTAGATCTTCGCACTTTGCCTCCTCAGTAGCTGTATCAGGAGGCGACATCGGGGCCCTTGATTGCTATAAATTCTTTTCAGTGGAAGCCAAGGACTCCGCATCGAGCCGATGTGAGATGGCAGCCACCACACATTGCCTTGCTGTGGATTAGCAACCACGAATTTCGAGAACATGGTCTCCTGATGGGAATTTCATCTTCTAATGCAATGAGAAGGCAACAGCCCCTAAGGTATGGAGCCAGGGCCTACTGACGATGGCTGTATAGGGAGAGTAGATGTCCACCACGATAAAGTTCACCTCCACTATCTCTGGGCCGGTCTAGATGGGTAGCCTAATCATGCCCTTTGGAATGACGAGCTTTCCGTCAAAGCTCATCAAAGGAGAGTTATAGGGCATCAAATCTTCCGGTTTTAACCTCAGCCCCTTGTAGAGGTCGGGGTACATAACCTCAACCCCACTACCACCATCCATCATCACTCTTTTCACATCGTAGTCCCCAATTCTAAGAGTGATCAACAACGCATCGTCATGGGGCTGGGTGGTTCCGATCTTGTCTTCTTCTGAAAAACACAAGATTGGGTGAAAATTCATTCTGGCCCTCTTTGGCTCTGACTGGGACTTCTCGGTAGGCCGTTGAGCCACAGATAACACTCGTGAAGGGCGCGTATCTGTTCTTCCTGGTACGGCCAAGATTACACTGGTCGTCCCTACGGGTGGCCTTAGGGCAGTATCTCTCTGGGATTCCTGATGGGTCTGGCCGTGATGACCACTGGGATGATGCAGAAGGTGCTTcagctttccttctcggactaGCTGGTCCAGATAGTTCCAGATGTTCCTGCAGTTCTCTGTGGTATGTCCGTGGTCctggtggtattggcaataaaaGTTCTAATTGCGCCTCGTGGACTC of Quercus lobata isolate SW786 chromosome 8, ValleyOak3.0 Primary Assembly, whole genome shotgun sequence contains these proteins:
- the LOC115956447 gene encoding uncharacterized protein LOC115956447 — protein: MPSDDESDDYYRQRSRTPLSETFSHEEEHYWRRKRKSPSLRGLGNDAMSRALDQLSKSPSTRRKEGATLPRQFQQLTFAVYNDKTDPVEHDHGHTTENCRNIWNYLDQLVREGKLKHLLHHPSGHHGQTHQESQRDTALRPPVGTTSVILAVPGRTDTRPSRVLSVAQRPTEKSQSEPKRARMNFHPILCFSEEDKIGTTQPHDDALLITLRIGDYDVKRVMMDGGSGVEVMYPDLYKGLRLKPEDLMPYNSPLMSFDGKLVIPKGMIRLPI